A window of Gouania willdenowi chromosome 12, fGouWil2.1, whole genome shotgun sequence contains these coding sequences:
- the tbx3a gene encoding T-box transcription factor TBX3a isoform X1: MNFLMRDPVIQGSSMAYHPFIPHRGPEFAMSAMLGHQPPFFPALALPPSGSLSLPGALGKPIMDQLMGAAETGLHFSSLSHQAAAAHLRPLKTLEPEEEVEDDPKVHLEAKELWELFHKRGTEMVITKSGRRMFPPFKVRCTGLDKKAKYILLMDIVAADDCRYKFHNSRWMVAGKADPEMPKRMYIHPDSPATGEQWMSKVVNFHKLKLTNNISDKHGFVSSTNTILNSMHKYQPRFHIVRANDILKLPYSTFRTYVFPETDFIAVTAYQNDKITQLKIDHNPFAKGFRDTGNGRREKRKQLALQSMRSYEEQQKKENGASDDSSGEQAPFKCFGKASSPAVSTVGPPHLKDFCDSDEDSDDESKDGHIKDGPDSSKISTTTEDGKEHEESPAKGHLFPNSDSSSSSNRLRESAPRTEKSQADSRQSPVTVISSTTRSAEDLKSPNLQDASKADECRSLSKDGFTPLTVQTDGGHLGHSHLHNFGFPTGLTGQQFFNHLGSAHPFLLHPGQFNMGGAFSNMAAGMGPLLAAVSSGGVNTMDTTSMASAGAPGLPFHLQQHVLASQGIAMSPFGSLFPYPYTYMAAAAAASSAAAASSSSMHRHPFLNAVRPRLRYSPYSLPMTVPESSLLAAAMPSSMAGGGGGPEMKGDGLMVPASPVSAVTLDSTSEVTSHSSSVSMSPKTHTEKEGANELQSIQRLVSGLDSNQDRARSGSP, encoded by the exons ATGAACTTCCTGATGAGAGATCCAGTCATACAGGGATCGAGTATGGCATATCATCCGTTTATACCTCACCGGGGGCCGGAGTTTGCCATGAGCGCGATGTTGGGGCACCAGCCCCCGTTCTTCCCGGCTCTGGCTCTCCCTCCCAGCGGCTCCCTGTCCCTGCCGGGCGCCCTGGGAAAGCCGATCATGGACCAGCTGATGGGAGCCGCGGAGACCGGCCTCCACTTCTCCTCGCTGAGTCACCAGGCAGCGGCCGCTCACCTCAGGCCCCTGAAGACCCTGGAGCccgaggaggaggtggaggacgACCCCAAAGTTCACCTGGAAGCCAAAGAACTCTGGGAACTGTTCCACAAGAGAGGCACGGAGATGGTGATAACCAAATCTGGAAG GCGGATGTTCCCTCCTTTCAAAGTGAGGTGCACCGGTCTAGACAAGAAGGCCAAGTACATACTGTTGATGGATATAGTTGCAGCCGACGACTGCAGGTACAAATTTCACAACTCGCGCTGGATGGTGGCCGGAAAGGCCGACCCCGAAATGCCAAAGAGGATGTACATACACCCGGACAGTCCGGCCACCGGTGAACAGTGGATGTCCAAAGTGGTCAATTTCCACAAACTCAAGCTGACGAACAACATCTCGGACAAGCACGGATTTGTAAGTTCAACTAAT ACCATTCTTAACTCCATGCACAAATACCAGCCACGGTTTCACATTGTGAGAGCCAACGATATACTCAAACTCCCGTACAGCACCTTCAGGACTTATGTTTTCCCTGAGACAGACTTCATTGCTGTGACTGCTTATCAGAATGACAAA aTAACTCAACTGAAAATCGACCATAACCCTTTTGCAAAAGGATTTAGAGACACGGGCAATGGGAGGCGAGAGAAAAG GAAACAGCTGGCTCTGCAATCCATGCGTTCATACGAGGAGCAGCAGAAAAAGGAGAACGGGGCTTCAGACGATTCCTCTGGAGAGCAGGCTCCGTTTAAGTGCTTCGGAAAGGCCTCGTCCCCCGCCGTGTCCACGGTGGGCCCCCCACACCTGAAAG ATTTCTGTGACAGTGACGAGGACAGCGACGATGAGAGCAAAGACGGACACATCAAAgacggcccggactccagcAAGATTTCCACCACCACGGAGGACGGGAAAGAGCACGAGGAGAGCCCGGCGAAGGGCCACCTCTTCCCCAACAGTGACTCCAGTAGCAGCAGCAATAGGCTCCGAGAGAGCGCGCCCAGGACTGAGAAAAGCCAGGCGGACTCGCGGCAGAGTCCCGTCACGGTCATCTCCAGCACCACGCGCTCCGCAGAAGACCTGAAGAGCCCGAACCTGCAGGACGCCTCCAAAGCGGACGAATGTAGGTCACTGAGCAAGGACGGCTTCACGCCTTTGACTGTGCAGACCGACGGGGGCCATCTGGGCCACAGTCACTTACATAACTTTGGATTTCCAACGGGGCTGACAGGACAGCAGTTTTTCAACCACTTGGGGAGCGCGCACCCGTTTCTCTTGCACCCGGGACAGTTCAACATGGGGGGCGCGTTCTCGAACATGGCCGCGGGCATGGGACCATTACTGGCAGCTGTGTCGTCGGGAGGGGTGAACACCATGGACACCACGAGCATGGCATCTGCGGGGGCGCCGGGCTTGCCCTTCCATCTGCAGCAACATGTCTTGGCATCGCAG GGTATCGCCATGTCTCCGTTCGGAAGCCTATTCCCGTACCCGTACACGTACATGGCCGCAGCCGCTGCTGCCTCCTCCGCCGCcgccgcctcctcctcctcgatGCACCGGCACCCGTTCCTGAACGCGGTGCGGCCCAGACTCAGGTACAGCCCGTACTCCCTCCCCATGACGGTACCGGAGAGCTCGCTGCTCGCCGCCGCCATGCCCTCCTCCATGGCCGGGGGAGGAGGCGGGCCGGAGATGAAGGGAGACGGCCTCATGGTGCCCGCCAGCCCCGTGTCCGCTGTCACCCTGGACTCCACGTCGGAGGTGACCAGCCACTCCTCATCCGTGTCCATGTCACCGAAAACGCACACGGAGAAGGAGGGAGCCAATGAGCTGCAGAGTATCCAACGGTTGGTCAGCGGACTGGACTCGAACCAGGACAGAGCACGGAGCGGATCcccataa
- the tbx3a gene encoding T-box transcription factor TBX3a isoform X2: MNFLMRDPVIQGSSMAYHPFIPHRGPEFAMSAMLGHQPPFFPALALPPSGSLSLPGALGKPIMDQLMGAAETGLHFSSLSHQAAAAHLRPLKTLEPEEEVEDDPKVHLEAKELWELFHKRGTEMVITKSGRRMFPPFKVRCTGLDKKAKYILLMDIVAADDCRYKFHNSRWMVAGKADPEMPKRMYIHPDSPATGEQWMSKVVNFHKLKLTNNISDKHGFTILNSMHKYQPRFHIVRANDILKLPYSTFRTYVFPETDFIAVTAYQNDKITQLKIDHNPFAKGFRDTGNGRREKRKQLALQSMRSYEEQQKKENGASDDSSGEQAPFKCFGKASSPAVSTVGPPHLKDFCDSDEDSDDESKDGHIKDGPDSSKISTTTEDGKEHEESPAKGHLFPNSDSSSSSNRLRESAPRTEKSQADSRQSPVTVISSTTRSAEDLKSPNLQDASKADECRSLSKDGFTPLTVQTDGGHLGHSHLHNFGFPTGLTGQQFFNHLGSAHPFLLHPGQFNMGGAFSNMAAGMGPLLAAVSSGGVNTMDTTSMASAGAPGLPFHLQQHVLASQGIAMSPFGSLFPYPYTYMAAAAAASSAAAASSSSMHRHPFLNAVRPRLRYSPYSLPMTVPESSLLAAAMPSSMAGGGGGPEMKGDGLMVPASPVSAVTLDSTSEVTSHSSSVSMSPKTHTEKEGANELQSIQRLVSGLDSNQDRARSGSP, encoded by the exons ATGAACTTCCTGATGAGAGATCCAGTCATACAGGGATCGAGTATGGCATATCATCCGTTTATACCTCACCGGGGGCCGGAGTTTGCCATGAGCGCGATGTTGGGGCACCAGCCCCCGTTCTTCCCGGCTCTGGCTCTCCCTCCCAGCGGCTCCCTGTCCCTGCCGGGCGCCCTGGGAAAGCCGATCATGGACCAGCTGATGGGAGCCGCGGAGACCGGCCTCCACTTCTCCTCGCTGAGTCACCAGGCAGCGGCCGCTCACCTCAGGCCCCTGAAGACCCTGGAGCccgaggaggaggtggaggacgACCCCAAAGTTCACCTGGAAGCCAAAGAACTCTGGGAACTGTTCCACAAGAGAGGCACGGAGATGGTGATAACCAAATCTGGAAG GCGGATGTTCCCTCCTTTCAAAGTGAGGTGCACCGGTCTAGACAAGAAGGCCAAGTACATACTGTTGATGGATATAGTTGCAGCCGACGACTGCAGGTACAAATTTCACAACTCGCGCTGGATGGTGGCCGGAAAGGCCGACCCCGAAATGCCAAAGAGGATGTACATACACCCGGACAGTCCGGCCACCGGTGAACAGTGGATGTCCAAAGTGGTCAATTTCCACAAACTCAAGCTGACGAACAACATCTCGGACAAGCACGGATTT ACCATTCTTAACTCCATGCACAAATACCAGCCACGGTTTCACATTGTGAGAGCCAACGATATACTCAAACTCCCGTACAGCACCTTCAGGACTTATGTTTTCCCTGAGACAGACTTCATTGCTGTGACTGCTTATCAGAATGACAAA aTAACTCAACTGAAAATCGACCATAACCCTTTTGCAAAAGGATTTAGAGACACGGGCAATGGGAGGCGAGAGAAAAG GAAACAGCTGGCTCTGCAATCCATGCGTTCATACGAGGAGCAGCAGAAAAAGGAGAACGGGGCTTCAGACGATTCCTCTGGAGAGCAGGCTCCGTTTAAGTGCTTCGGAAAGGCCTCGTCCCCCGCCGTGTCCACGGTGGGCCCCCCACACCTGAAAG ATTTCTGTGACAGTGACGAGGACAGCGACGATGAGAGCAAAGACGGACACATCAAAgacggcccggactccagcAAGATTTCCACCACCACGGAGGACGGGAAAGAGCACGAGGAGAGCCCGGCGAAGGGCCACCTCTTCCCCAACAGTGACTCCAGTAGCAGCAGCAATAGGCTCCGAGAGAGCGCGCCCAGGACTGAGAAAAGCCAGGCGGACTCGCGGCAGAGTCCCGTCACGGTCATCTCCAGCACCACGCGCTCCGCAGAAGACCTGAAGAGCCCGAACCTGCAGGACGCCTCCAAAGCGGACGAATGTAGGTCACTGAGCAAGGACGGCTTCACGCCTTTGACTGTGCAGACCGACGGGGGCCATCTGGGCCACAGTCACTTACATAACTTTGGATTTCCAACGGGGCTGACAGGACAGCAGTTTTTCAACCACTTGGGGAGCGCGCACCCGTTTCTCTTGCACCCGGGACAGTTCAACATGGGGGGCGCGTTCTCGAACATGGCCGCGGGCATGGGACCATTACTGGCAGCTGTGTCGTCGGGAGGGGTGAACACCATGGACACCACGAGCATGGCATCTGCGGGGGCGCCGGGCTTGCCCTTCCATCTGCAGCAACATGTCTTGGCATCGCAG GGTATCGCCATGTCTCCGTTCGGAAGCCTATTCCCGTACCCGTACACGTACATGGCCGCAGCCGCTGCTGCCTCCTCCGCCGCcgccgcctcctcctcctcgatGCACCGGCACCCGTTCCTGAACGCGGTGCGGCCCAGACTCAGGTACAGCCCGTACTCCCTCCCCATGACGGTACCGGAGAGCTCGCTGCTCGCCGCCGCCATGCCCTCCTCCATGGCCGGGGGAGGAGGCGGGCCGGAGATGAAGGGAGACGGCCTCATGGTGCCCGCCAGCCCCGTGTCCGCTGTCACCCTGGACTCCACGTCGGAGGTGACCAGCCACTCCTCATCCGTGTCCATGTCACCGAAAACGCACACGGAGAAGGAGGGAGCCAATGAGCTGCAGAGTATCCAACGGTTGGTCAGCGGACTGGACTCGAACCAGGACAGAGCACGGAGCGGATCcccataa